A single region of the Brachypodium distachyon strain Bd21 chromosome 3, Brachypodium_distachyon_v3.0, whole genome shotgun sequence genome encodes:
- the LOC100833607 gene encoding 39S ribosomal protein L22, mitochondrial has protein sequence MVGWRASGVRAVLRRLGAAAAEKPDSRVFAASYSSSTSSSANAPFRLGQYTNLLRAHTSTSRGIPANFHQLFRNAGISTTRNLLAADDAMVPTSSPLTPPLEDAEETDKKGAVVKRLKVQAIKKDIKQSPKKVNLVAKLVRGMRVEDALLQLQVTVKRAAKTLYQVIHSARANAAHNHGLDPDKLIVEEAFVGKGLYLKRLSYHAKGRCGVMVRPRCRLTVVVREATAEEEAKIAKLRVSNYKKLTRKEKQLMPHRLIEVSPRWARKRKEEAGATA, from the exons ATGGTAGGCTGGCGGGCGTCGGGCGTTCGTGCCGTTCTTCGCCggctcggcgcggcggcggcggagaaacCAGATAGCCGTGTGTTCGCGGCGAGCTATAGCAGCAGTACGAGCAGCAGCGCGAATGCTCCATTTCGCTTGG GACAATACACAAATTTGTTGAGGGCACACACTTCCACCTCCAGGGGGATTCCAGCGAACTTCCATCAGCTGTTCCGCAATGCT GGAATATCAACCACTAGGAACTTACTTGCTGCAGATGATGCTATGGTTCCcacttcttctcctttgacACCTCCACTGGAGGATGCAGAAGAGACTGACAAAAAGGGGGCAGTGGTTAAGCGACTGAAAGTCCAAGCCATAAAGAAGGATATCAAGCAG AGCCCTAAGAAGGTGAATCTGGTAGCCAAGCTGGTTCGAGGAATGCGTGTGGAAGACGCCCTTTTGCAGCTGCAAGTGACAGTTAAAAGGGCCGCAAAAACTTTGTACCAG GTGATTCATTCTGCTCGTGCCAATGCAGCTCACAACCATGGACTGGATCCTGATAAACTTATTGTCG AAGAGGCCTTTGTGGGGAAAGGGCTTTATCTTAAGAGGTTGTCTTACCATGCCAAAGGAAGGTGCGGTGTCATGGTGAGACCTAGGTGCAGACTGACGGTGGTAGTTAGAGAAGCTACagctgaggaagaagcaaagatTGCTAAACTCAGAGTTAGCAACTACAAAAAGCTCACCCGAAAGGAGAAGCAGCTCATGCCTCACCGGCTTATTGAGGTTAGCCCAAGGTGGGCTCGCAAAAGGAAAGAGGAGGCTGGTGCTACAGCATAG